In Promicromonospora sp. Populi, one genomic interval encodes:
- a CDS encoding cation:proton antiporter translates to METLEYLAIGVAAAALIIAVTALAPRAGVASPLVLVVIGAGVSLLPWVPAIEVPPEVILGGVLPPLLYSAAVGLPSMDFRRDFTAIGGLSVTLVVIGSVLIGLLFRVLIPGIDLATAIALGAIVSPTDAVATSIVKRLGASPRSVTMLEGESLLNDASALVLLRSAIAATAATVSLWEVVGDFVFAAGLAVVIGVPVGWLGLRVRKRLQNAALSTAMSFVVPFFAYLPAEELGASGLVAVVAAGLVTGNGSPRHLRPQDRIAERSNWRTVELLLEGTVFLVMGIQLFDLIEDTEAGTGSVWQAAVVAVIASAAVLVVRAAFVAPLIVLQSRRARRGEAVRETLSGIQDRLDQRAAAAPPAAAEAPKGRRSRAARLERIQGTLRRRTADIDYDLAKPLGWREGTLLVWAGMRGVVTLAAAQTLPADIPGRSFLILVAFGVAFGTLLVQGSTLPWVTRKLGLVDQDTTGDLPALRRETEQAARTFLAEPRRPDGTEYDAGVVARVRRDTFREQESQDADAILPKERFIQYRELRLATIAAQREELLTARSTGSYDSAQLGNALDLLDAEQIAVEMRKGKIPVRDDDPER, encoded by the coding sequence GTGGAGACATTGGAGTACCTGGCCATCGGCGTCGCCGCCGCGGCCCTGATCATCGCTGTGACGGCACTCGCACCCCGGGCCGGGGTCGCGTCGCCCCTCGTGCTGGTGGTGATCGGCGCCGGGGTGAGCCTGCTGCCATGGGTGCCCGCCATCGAGGTACCGCCCGAGGTGATCCTCGGCGGCGTGCTGCCGCCCCTGCTGTACTCGGCGGCGGTCGGGCTGCCGTCCATGGACTTCCGGCGCGACTTCACCGCCATCGGCGGCCTGTCCGTGACGCTCGTGGTGATCGGCTCGGTACTGATCGGGCTGCTCTTCCGGGTGCTGATCCCCGGGATCGACCTGGCCACCGCGATCGCCCTGGGCGCCATAGTCAGCCCGACCGACGCCGTGGCGACCTCCATCGTCAAACGGCTCGGGGCGTCCCCGCGCAGCGTCACCATGCTGGAGGGCGAGTCCCTGCTCAACGACGCGTCCGCGCTGGTGCTGCTCCGGTCGGCGATCGCGGCGACGGCGGCCACGGTGAGCCTGTGGGAGGTCGTGGGCGACTTCGTGTTCGCGGCGGGCCTGGCCGTCGTCATCGGTGTGCCCGTCGGCTGGCTGGGCCTGCGCGTACGCAAGCGGCTGCAGAACGCCGCGCTGAGCACGGCAATGTCGTTCGTCGTCCCGTTCTTCGCCTACCTGCCCGCGGAGGAGCTGGGCGCATCGGGCCTGGTCGCGGTGGTGGCGGCGGGCCTCGTGACCGGCAACGGGTCGCCGCGGCACCTGCGGCCACAGGACCGGATAGCCGAACGGTCCAACTGGCGCACCGTGGAGCTCCTGCTCGAGGGCACGGTGTTCCTCGTGATGGGCATCCAGCTCTTCGACCTGATCGAGGACACCGAGGCGGGCACCGGTTCGGTCTGGCAGGCCGCCGTCGTAGCCGTGATCGCGAGTGCCGCGGTGCTCGTGGTGCGCGCCGCGTTCGTCGCACCGCTGATCGTGCTCCAGTCCCGGCGGGCCCGCCGCGGCGAGGCAGTACGCGAGACCCTCTCGGGCATCCAGGACCGCCTCGACCAGCGCGCCGCCGCCGCGCCACCCGCGGCCGCCGAGGCGCCCAAGGGCCGGCGCTCCCGTGCCGCGCGCCTGGAGCGGATCCAGGGGACGCTCCGGCGTCGGACCGCCGACATCGACTACGACCTCGCCAAGCCGCTCGGCTGGCGCGAGGGCACCCTGCTGGTGTGGGCGGGCATGCGCGGCGTGGTGACGCTCGCCGCCGCGCAGACGCTGCCCGCGGACATCCCGGGGCGCTCGTTCCTGATCCTCGTCGCCTTCGGCGTCGCGTTCGGCACGCTCCTGGTCCAGGGCAGCACCCTGCCGTGGGTGACGCGCAAGCTCGGCCTGGTCGATCAGGACACGACCGGCGATCTGCCCGCCCTGCGCCGCGAGACCGAGCAGGCGGCGCGCACCTTCCTTGCCGAGCCCCGCCGCCCGGACGGCACGGAGTACGACGCCGGTGTGGTCGCCCGGGTGCGCAGGGACACGTTCCGGGAGCAGGAGTCGCAGGACGCGGACGCGATCCTCCCCAAGGAGCGCTTCATCCAGTACCGGGAGCTGCGGCTCGCCACGATCGCCGCCCAGCGCGAGGAGCTGCTCACCGCCCGGTCCACGGGCAGCTACGACTCCGCCCAGCTCGGCAACGCCCTGGACCTGCTGGACGCCGAGCAGATCGCCGTCGAGATGCGCAAGGGCAAGATCCCGGTCCGCGACGACGACCCGGAGCGATAG
- the pgsA gene encoding phosphatidylinositol phosphate synthase translates to MLRSLRSFMGRVFTPLARLLLALRVSPDAVTIAGTLIVTAISLTLFPLGYTLVGGLLVGFFVLFDSLDGVMARMAGRSGPWGAFLDSTLDRVADGAVFAGITLWFVLHPDEHHGIWGIAAALACLVLGSVVPYARARAESVGATAQVGIAERADRLLLALVPFTFMQIGLPVVVTEVMLTLLALASLVTVFQRMSTVRAQLTRRVA, encoded by the coding sequence ATGTTACGGAGCCTGCGCTCCTTCATGGGCAGGGTGTTCACCCCCCTGGCCCGCCTGCTGCTCGCGCTGCGGGTCTCGCCCGACGCCGTGACCATCGCCGGCACGCTGATCGTCACAGCGATCTCCCTGACGCTGTTCCCCCTGGGGTACACGCTCGTGGGCGGGCTCCTGGTCGGCTTCTTCGTCCTGTTCGACTCGCTCGACGGCGTGATGGCGCGGATGGCGGGCCGCTCCGGGCCGTGGGGCGCGTTCCTGGACTCCACGCTGGACCGCGTGGCCGACGGCGCCGTGTTCGCCGGGATCACGCTCTGGTTCGTGCTGCACCCCGACGAGCACCACGGCATCTGGGGCATCGCCGCGGCGCTCGCGTGCCTGGTGCTGGGCAGCGTGGTCCCGTACGCGCGGGCCCGGGCCGAGAGTGTCGGCGCGACCGCCCAGGTCGGCATCGCCGAGCGGGCCGACCGGCTCCTGCTGGCGCTGGTCCCGTTCACGTTCATGCAGATCGGCCTGCCCGTGGTGGTCACCGAGGTGATGCTGACCCTGCTGGCGCTCGCGAGCCTGGTCACGGTGTTCCAGCGGATGTCGACGGTGCGGGCTCAGCTCACGCGGCGGGTCGCCTGA
- a CDS encoding phosphatidylinositol mannoside acyltransferase, whose product MDLAAVYTFAWRNATKVPEPLLRGLFTVVADLTWLRRTKSVRRMEANYARVRPDLDAAAVRRLSRTGMRSYMRYFREAFTLQGVSPERLRARVRVEGYDEHVRPVVDAGGSVSLALGHLGNWDLAGAYASRHLADVLSVAERLKPEELFEEFLRFRNSIGIEVLALGQGDVLGSLVRGAKEGHKLIPLLSDRDLTSTGIEVDLAGHRARVAAGPALLGLEAGIPVHAVGVTYERLRGTRRRAAGTPWGIVIHFYPPLPVPDAELPRDERARLLTQGWVDQVAQTIVEHTHDWHMLQRVFIADLGPARQNAARRAAG is encoded by the coding sequence ATGGACCTCGCGGCCGTGTACACGTTCGCGTGGCGGAACGCCACGAAGGTCCCCGAGCCGCTGCTCCGCGGCCTGTTCACGGTGGTCGCCGACCTCACGTGGCTGCGCCGCACCAAGAGCGTGCGGCGCATGGAGGCCAACTACGCGCGCGTCCGGCCCGACCTGGACGCCGCCGCGGTGCGCCGGCTGTCCCGCACCGGCATGCGCAGCTACATGCGCTACTTCCGGGAGGCGTTCACCCTGCAGGGTGTCAGTCCCGAGCGGCTGCGCGCCCGGGTGCGCGTGGAGGGCTACGACGAGCACGTACGGCCCGTGGTCGACGCCGGCGGCTCCGTCTCGCTCGCCCTGGGACACCTCGGCAACTGGGACCTGGCCGGCGCGTACGCCTCGCGTCACCTCGCCGACGTGCTCTCCGTGGCCGAACGGCTAAAGCCGGAGGAGCTGTTCGAGGAGTTCCTGCGGTTCCGCAACTCCATCGGCATCGAGGTGCTGGCCCTGGGCCAGGGCGACGTGCTCGGCTCCCTGGTCCGGGGTGCCAAGGAGGGCCACAAGCTCATCCCGCTGCTCAGCGACCGCGACCTCACCTCGACCGGCATCGAGGTCGACCTCGCGGGGCACCGCGCCCGCGTAGCGGCCGGGCCCGCGCTGCTCGGCCTGGAGGCCGGCATCCCCGTGCACGCGGTGGGGGTCACCTACGAGCGGCTGCGCGGCACCCGCCGTCGGGCAGCAGGGACACCCTGGGGGATCGTCATCCACTTCTATCCACCCCTGCCCGTGCCCGACGCCGAGCTGCCGCGCGACGAGCGGGCACGCCTGCTCACGCAGGGCTGGGTGGACCAGGTGGCGCAGACGATCGTCGAGCACACCCACGACTGGCACATGCTGCAGCGCGTCTTCATCGCCGACCTCGGGCCCGCCCGGCAGAACGCCGCCCGGCGGGCGGCCGGATGA
- a CDS encoding tyrosine-protein phosphatase, with product MTDYSPLHLDWPGCVNARDLGGLPLTGGGAVLPRALVRADSPSNLTDDGVAAATAYGLSRIIDLRRPDETGPYPSRLAGLPAHLHLPVQGPGDPEEGPWVHLYTGLLDRRPELFVRAVAAVADAPEGPVLVHCAAGKDRTGLVVALALLLVGADLDAVADDYELTNERLAARYAALAPEREIPSGREIPPSRQVILGALEHLRARHGSVEAYLADAGLTPGQVRALRTRLVG from the coding sequence GTGACGGACTACTCTCCGCTCCACCTCGACTGGCCCGGCTGCGTCAACGCACGTGACCTTGGCGGGCTGCCGCTCACCGGCGGCGGCGCGGTTCTGCCGCGCGCCCTGGTGCGCGCCGACAGCCCCAGCAACCTGACCGACGACGGTGTCGCCGCCGCCACCGCCTACGGGCTGTCGCGGATCATCGACCTGCGCCGCCCGGACGAGACCGGTCCGTACCCCAGCCGGCTGGCGGGTCTTCCGGCGCACCTGCACCTGCCGGTACAGGGGCCAGGCGACCCCGAGGAGGGGCCCTGGGTCCACCTGTACACGGGGCTGCTCGACCGGCGTCCCGAGCTGTTCGTTCGCGCCGTGGCGGCCGTCGCGGACGCGCCCGAGGGGCCCGTGCTGGTGCACTGCGCCGCCGGGAAGGACCGCACGGGGCTCGTGGTGGCGCTCGCGCTCCTGCTCGTCGGGGCGGACCTCGACGCCGTCGCCGACGACTACGAGCTCACCAACGAGCGGCTCGCTGCCCGGTACGCCGCGCTGGCGCCCGAGCGCGAGATCCCGAGCGGGCGCGAGATCCCGCCCTCGCGGCAGGTCATCCTCGGCGCGCTGGAGCACCTGCGCGCCCGGCACGGCTCGGTCGAGGCGTACCTGGCCGACGCCGGGCTCACGCCGGGGCAGGTGCGGGCACTCCGCACCCGACTGGTCGGCTAG
- a CDS encoding glycosyltransferase family 4 protein produces the protein MRAGRRRGHRTLRIGIVCPYSFDAPGGVQFHVRDLAEALQAAGHEVSVLAPSSDDTELPAVVTAAGRAVPVPYNGSVARLTFGPLTATRVRRWLEGGINGRPYDIVHLHEPMVPSLSMLALWQATEPVVATFHTSQVRSRALQVAYPLVRQSLEKIAARIAVSEDARRTLVDHLGGDAVVIPNGVYTEVFANSPRRPEWTGTPDAPTIAFLGRLDEPRKGLNILVQAIPAILDTIPGARFLVAGRGNGIVAETRELLGRRSSSVEFLGGVSDADKAALLASADLYIAPQTGGESFGIVLVEAMSAGSVVVASDLGAFQRVLDDGAAGALFRTGDPADLAATVLALLADPARRDAYRDHAARWVQRFDWSGVTEQVLAVYEMTLAADNAIGGDVVGRIMGLFPRRVGGDA, from the coding sequence ATGAGGGCCGGACGACGGCGCGGCCACCGCACCCTCCGCATCGGCATCGTCTGCCCCTACTCGTTCGACGCCCCCGGCGGCGTCCAGTTCCATGTGCGCGACCTCGCCGAGGCCCTGCAGGCCGCCGGGCACGAGGTGTCCGTGCTGGCCCCCTCCAGCGACGACACGGAGCTACCCGCCGTCGTCACCGCCGCAGGCCGGGCGGTGCCCGTGCCCTACAACGGGTCGGTCGCACGGCTCACCTTCGGGCCGCTGACCGCCACCCGGGTGCGCCGCTGGCTGGAGGGCGGCATCAACGGCCGCCCCTACGACATCGTGCACCTGCACGAACCGATGGTGCCGTCCCTCTCCATGCTCGCCCTGTGGCAGGCCACCGAGCCCGTGGTCGCCACCTTCCACACCTCCCAGGTGCGGTCCCGGGCGCTCCAGGTCGCCTACCCGCTCGTGCGGCAGTCCCTGGAGAAGATCGCCGCCCGCATCGCCGTCTCCGAGGACGCGCGCCGCACGCTCGTGGACCACCTCGGCGGCGACGCCGTCGTCATCCCCAACGGGGTCTACACGGAAGTCTTCGCGAACAGCCCCCGGCGGCCCGAGTGGACCGGGACGCCCGACGCGCCAACCATCGCGTTCCTCGGCCGGCTCGACGAGCCGCGCAAAGGCCTGAACATCCTGGTCCAGGCGATCCCCGCCATCCTCGACACGATCCCCGGCGCACGGTTCCTCGTGGCCGGGCGCGGCAACGGCATAGTCGCCGAGACCCGGGAGCTGCTGGGTCGGCGTTCGTCGTCGGTCGAGTTTCTGGGCGGCGTGTCCGACGCCGACAAGGCCGCGCTGCTCGCCTCCGCCGACCTGTACATCGCCCCGCAGACCGGCGGCGAGAGCTTCGGCATCGTGCTCGTGGAGGCCATGAGCGCCGGGTCCGTGGTCGTCGCCAGCGACCTGGGCGCCTTCCAGCGCGTCCTGGACGACGGCGCAGCGGGCGCCCTGTTCCGCACCGGCGACCCTGCCGACCTCGCCGCGACCGTGCTGGCCCTGCTGGCCGACCCCGCGCGCCGCGACGCCTACCGCGACCACGCCGCCCGCTGGGTCCAGCGCTTCGACTGGTCCGGCGTGACCGAGCAGGTCCTCGCCGTCTACGAGATGACGCTCGCCGCCGACAACGCGATCGGCGGCGACGTCGTCGGGCGCATCATGGGCCTGTTCCCGCGCCGCGTCGGAGGTGACGCATGA
- the thrS gene encoding threonine--tRNA ligase yields the protein MTEATTTAAATTGIELYRERRDVVVVRVDGELWDLDREIPAGSKVEPVTLGEPDGLAVLRHSAAHVLAQAVQQVNPDAKLGIGPPVTDGFYYDFDVETPFTPEDLKNLDKVMGRIIKEGQTFRRRVVTEDEARVELAGEPYKLELIGLKGGSGDSENGEAVEVGGAELTIYDNVRGAGRESETVVWSDLCRGPHLPSTRLIGNGVQLMRSAAAYWRGSEKNPMLQRVYGTAWPTKDELKAHLDRLAEAERRDHRRIGAEMDLFSFHDEVGSGLPLFHPKGGVIKRVMEDYVRQRHIEEGFSYVGTPHISKDGLFHTSGHLPYYSDTMFPEMDLEGSKYRLKAMNCPMHNLIFASRGRSYRELPLRLFEFGSVYRYEKSGVVQGLTRVRGLTQDDSHSYVTPEQAPSEVKHLLNFMLSVLRDFGLDEFYLELSTRDDAKPDKFVGSDEDWAAATKILEEVGRETGLELVADPGGAAFYGPKISVQAKDAIGRTWQMGTVQYDFNQPKGFGLEYAAADGTRQQPVMIHSAKFGSIERFMGVLIEHYAGAFPAWLAPVQVKLVPVADAFDDYVKDVAAQLTARGIRVELDLSDDRFGKKIRNASKEKVPFTLIAGGEDVEAGAVSFRFRDGTQENGVPVADAVERIAAAVAERSQQA from the coding sequence TTGACGGAGGCGACGACGACCGCTGCCGCGACCACCGGTATCGAGCTGTACCGCGAGCGCCGCGACGTCGTGGTGGTGCGCGTGGACGGCGAGCTGTGGGACCTCGACCGGGAGATCCCGGCCGGCAGCAAGGTCGAGCCGGTGACGCTGGGCGAGCCGGACGGCCTGGCGGTGCTGCGGCACAGCGCCGCGCACGTGCTGGCGCAGGCGGTGCAGCAGGTCAACCCGGACGCGAAGCTGGGCATCGGCCCGCCGGTCACCGACGGTTTCTACTACGACTTCGACGTCGAGACGCCGTTCACGCCCGAGGACCTGAAGAACCTCGACAAGGTCATGGGCCGCATCATCAAGGAGGGCCAGACGTTCCGCCGTCGGGTCGTCACCGAGGACGAGGCCCGCGTGGAGCTGGCGGGCGAGCCGTACAAGCTGGAGCTGATCGGCCTCAAGGGCGGCTCGGGCGACAGCGAGAACGGTGAGGCCGTCGAGGTGGGCGGCGCCGAGCTGACCATCTACGACAACGTCCGGGGCGCGGGTCGCGAGAGCGAGACCGTGGTCTGGAGCGACCTGTGCCGCGGCCCGCACCTGCCGAGCACCCGCCTGATCGGCAACGGCGTGCAGCTCATGCGCTCGGCCGCCGCTTACTGGCGCGGCAGCGAGAAGAACCCGATGCTGCAGCGCGTGTACGGCACGGCGTGGCCCACCAAGGACGAGCTCAAGGCGCACCTGGACCGGCTGGCCGAGGCCGAGCGGCGCGACCACCGGCGCATCGGCGCCGAGATGGACCTGTTCAGCTTCCACGACGAGGTCGGCTCCGGGCTGCCGCTGTTCCACCCCAAGGGTGGCGTGATCAAGCGGGTCATGGAGGACTACGTGCGCCAGCGGCACATCGAGGAGGGGTTCTCCTACGTCGGTACGCCGCACATCAGCAAGGACGGGCTGTTCCACACCTCGGGGCACCTGCCGTACTACTCGGACACCATGTTCCCGGAGATGGACCTCGAGGGGTCCAAGTACCGGCTCAAGGCCATGAACTGCCCGATGCACAACCTGATCTTCGCGTCGCGCGGACGCTCGTACCGAGAGCTGCCGCTGCGCCTGTTCGAGTTCGGCTCGGTCTACCGGTACGAGAAGTCGGGCGTCGTGCAGGGGCTGACCCGCGTGCGCGGCCTGACCCAGGACGACTCGCACTCGTACGTGACGCCGGAGCAGGCGCCGTCGGAGGTCAAGCACCTGCTGAACTTCATGCTCAGCGTGCTGCGCGACTTCGGCCTGGACGAGTTCTACCTGGAGCTGTCCACGCGCGACGACGCGAAGCCGGACAAGTTCGTCGGCTCGGACGAGGACTGGGCCGCCGCGACGAAGATCCTGGAGGAGGTCGGGCGCGAGACCGGGCTGGAGCTCGTGGCGGACCCGGGCGGCGCCGCGTTCTACGGCCCGAAGATCTCCGTGCAGGCGAAGGACGCCATCGGGCGCACCTGGCAGATGGGCACCGTGCAGTACGACTTCAACCAGCCCAAGGGCTTCGGGCTGGAGTACGCGGCTGCCGACGGCACCCGTCAGCAGCCGGTGATGATCCACTCGGCCAAGTTCGGCTCCATCGAGCGGTTCATGGGTGTGCTCATCGAGCACTACGCGGGCGCCTTCCCGGCCTGGCTCGCGCCCGTGCAGGTCAAGCTGGTCCCCGTCGCCGACGCGTTCGACGACTACGTGAAGGACGTCGCCGCGCAGCTCACGGCGCGGGGTATCCGCGTCGAGCTGGACCTCTCCGACGACCGGTTCGGCAAGAAGATCCGCAACGCGTCCAAGGAGAAGGTGCCGTTCACGCTCATCGCCGGCGGTGAGGACGTCGAGGCCGGCGCCGTGTCGTTCCGGTTCCGCGACGGCACGCAGGAGAACGGGGTGCCCGTGGCGGACGCCGTCGAACGCATCGCGGCGGCAGTGGCCGAGCGGTCGCAGCAGGCCTGA
- a CDS encoding HIT domain-containing protein, which translates to MEPTAQDAADFGPRDDGLQRLWTPHRMVYIGGQDRPADSTAQTCPFCRIPAGDDEQGLVVARGQRCYVVLNLYPYNSGHLMVLPYRHVSDYTDLDAAETVELAQMTQQAMRVSRAVYAPAGFNLGINQGEVAGAGIAAHLHQHVVPRWLGDANFLPVVGQTKAMPELLGDTRRRLAQAWGTVGGREEI; encoded by the coding sequence ATGGAGCCCACCGCGCAGGACGCCGCGGACTTCGGCCCGAGGGACGACGGGCTGCAGCGGCTCTGGACGCCGCACCGGATGGTCTACATCGGCGGGCAGGACCGGCCGGCCGACTCGACGGCTCAGACGTGCCCGTTCTGCCGCATCCCGGCGGGCGACGACGAGCAGGGTCTCGTCGTCGCCCGCGGGCAGCGGTGCTATGTAGTGCTGAACCTGTACCCGTACAACTCAGGGCACCTGATGGTGCTCCCGTACCGGCACGTGTCGGACTACACGGACCTGGACGCGGCCGAGACCGTGGAGCTGGCGCAGATGACTCAGCAGGCCATGCGCGTGTCGCGCGCCGTGTATGCCCCGGCAGGCTTCAACCTAGGTATCAACCAGGGCGAGGTCGCAGGTGCGGGCATTGCCGCGCACCTGCACCAGCACGTGGTGCCCCGCTGGCTGGGCGACGCGAACTTCCTGCCCGTGGTGGGCCAGACCAAGGCGATGCCCGAGCTGCTGGGGGACACCCGCCGTCGGCTCGCCCAGGCCTGGGGGACCGTGGGGGGTCGAGAGGAGATCTGA